From the Streptomyces nigrescens genome, one window contains:
- a CDS encoding inositol monophosphatase family protein: protein MIEALRTQDSGETAITPTATTPPAATPATAPGEPSLDLSTLDLAAVETAIRRAAADEIVPRFRQLAAEDIVEKNGPHDLVTVADRLAEEHLTASLTALLPGSRVVGEEAVHADPRVLDALHGDDPVWIVDPVDGTRQFVHGDPGFCTLVALAHRGEVLASWTYAPALGLMAIARRGAGAQLNGVPLQAGSPSSGAVLDVATSHYDFTDDEQKRVLATLETGGIAPRPCGSAGLEYLHIARGEIDAIAFSWENAWDHAAGLLLVHEAGGASGTVAGRPFRIEGGNALPFTAARDAETARRILGLLAAAN from the coding sequence ATGATCGAAGCACTTCGTACCCAAGATTCGGGAGAGACCGCGATTACCCCGACTGCCACCACCCCGCCCGCCGCGACCCCGGCCACCGCCCCCGGCGAGCCGTCGCTCGACCTGTCCACGCTGGACCTGGCCGCCGTCGAGACCGCGATCCGCCGCGCAGCGGCCGACGAGATCGTGCCCCGCTTCCGGCAGCTCGCCGCCGAGGACATCGTCGAGAAGAACGGGCCGCACGACCTCGTCACGGTCGCCGACCGCCTCGCCGAGGAGCACCTCACCGCCTCCCTCACGGCCCTGCTGCCCGGCTCGCGGGTGGTCGGCGAGGAGGCGGTGCACGCCGACCCGCGGGTGCTCGACGCACTGCACGGTGACGACCCCGTCTGGATCGTCGACCCGGTCGACGGCACCCGCCAGTTCGTGCACGGCGACCCGGGCTTCTGCACGCTCGTGGCGCTCGCCCACCGCGGTGAGGTGCTGGCCTCCTGGACGTACGCCCCCGCACTCGGCCTGATGGCCATCGCCCGCCGCGGCGCCGGCGCCCAGCTGAACGGCGTACCGCTGCAGGCCGGCAGCCCGTCCTCCGGTGCGGTCCTCGATGTCGCCACGTCCCACTACGACTTCACCGACGACGAGCAGAAGCGGGTCCTCGCCACCCTGGAGACCGGCGGTATCGCCCCGCGCCCCTGTGGCTCGGCGGGCCTGGAGTATCTGCACATAGCCCGCGGCGAGATCGACGCCATCGCCTTCAGCTGGGAGAACGCCTGGGACCACGCGGCCGGGCTGCTGCTGGTCCATGAAGCGGGCGGCGCGAGCGGCACGGTAGCCGGCCGGCCGTTCCGTATCGAAGGCGGCAATGCGCTGCCCTTCACCGCGGCGCGGGACGCCGAAACGGCGCGGCGTATCCTCGGACTGCTGGCAGCCGCCAACTGA
- a CDS encoding phytoene desaturase family protein produces the protein MPRMLDAVVIGAGPNGLTAAVELARRGMSVEVFEARGTIGGGARTEELTLPGFRHDPCSAVHPTGIGSPAFSAMPLDRHGLEWLHPDLPMAHPFPDGTAAVLAHSVGETAMSLGPRDAGTYRRLMAPFVGKWDTMAHDFLRTQWLGLPQDPLTYARFGLVGMQPVSLLNRRFQDEKARGLLAGLGAHANAPLSGFGTSGMALMFALAAHHKGWPVPRGGSQAISDALAGLLRAHGGVVHTDFEVKRLDDLPPARAYVFDTSPTALARIAGLGNAYRDVKYGPSVFKVDYALSAPAPWTSKEARRAGTVHIGPTSGEIGASLNAATHGQDPSVPFLITAQPSLIDPTRAPEGKHTFWAYGHVPHGWEGDATEVVERQIERFAPGFRDLVLARAVAGPPQIAARNANYVGGDTATGSAAGLRLLIRPKLARVPYETAHPAVYLCSQATPPGPGVHGMSGHYAAKAVWRRLRANHR, from the coding sequence GTGCCGAGGATGCTCGATGCCGTGGTGATCGGAGCGGGACCCAACGGCCTGACGGCGGCCGTCGAACTGGCCCGCCGCGGTATGTCCGTGGAAGTCTTCGAGGCCCGCGGCACCATCGGCGGCGGCGCCCGGACCGAGGAGCTGACCCTCCCCGGCTTCCGCCACGACCCCTGCTCGGCGGTGCACCCCACCGGCATCGGTTCACCCGCCTTCTCCGCCATGCCACTGGACCGCCACGGCCTCGAATGGCTGCACCCCGACCTCCCGATGGCGCATCCGTTCCCGGACGGCACGGCCGCCGTGCTCGCCCACTCCGTCGGCGAGACCGCCATGTCCCTCGGACCGCGCGACGCCGGGACCTACCGCAGGCTCATGGCGCCCTTCGTCGGCAAGTGGGACACCATGGCCCACGACTTCCTGCGCACCCAGTGGCTGGGCCTGCCGCAGGACCCGCTGACCTACGCCCGCTTCGGCCTGGTCGGGATGCAGCCGGTCAGCCTCCTCAACCGCCGTTTCCAGGACGAGAAGGCCCGCGGGCTGCTCGCCGGGCTCGGTGCCCACGCCAATGCCCCGCTCAGCGGCTTCGGGACCTCCGGTATGGCCCTGATGTTCGCGCTCGCCGCGCACCACAAGGGCTGGCCGGTGCCGCGCGGCGGCTCCCAGGCCATCTCCGACGCCCTCGCCGGGCTGCTGCGCGCCCATGGCGGAGTGGTGCACACCGACTTCGAGGTCAAGCGGCTGGACGATCTGCCGCCGGCCCGCGCGTATGTCTTCGACACCTCACCGACCGCGCTCGCCCGGATCGCCGGACTGGGCAATGCCTACCGCGACGTGAAGTACGGCCCCAGCGTCTTCAAAGTCGACTACGCGCTGTCGGCCCCGGCACCGTGGACCTCCAAGGAGGCCCGGCGCGCCGGCACCGTCCACATCGGCCCCACCAGCGGCGAGATCGGCGCCTCGCTCAACGCCGCCACCCACGGCCAGGACCCCTCCGTCCCCTTCCTGATCACCGCTCAGCCCAGCCTGATCGACCCCACCCGCGCCCCCGAGGGCAAGCACACCTTCTGGGCGTACGGCCATGTCCCCCACGGCTGGGAGGGCGACGCCACCGAGGTCGTCGAGCGGCAGATCGAGCGCTTCGCCCCCGGCTTCCGCGACCTCGTGCTGGCCCGTGCGGTAGCCGGCCCGCCGCAGATCGCCGCCCGCAACGCCAATTACGTCGGCGGCGACACCGCCACCGGTTCCGCGGCCGGCCTGCGCCTGCTCATCCGCCCCAAGCTCGCCCGGGTCCCCTACGAAACCGCGCACCCCGCCGTCTACCTCTGCTCCCAGGCCACCCCGCCCGGCCCCGGCGTCCACGGCATGTCGGGCCACTACGCCGCCAAGGCGGTCTGGCGCCGCCTGCGCGCCAACCACCGCTGA